A genomic segment from Amycolatopsis camponoti encodes:
- a CDS encoding RNA polymerase sigma factor, with translation MRKLPLEDADEEHLVRRTAKGDRAAFEELYRRTSPWLLVRLRRRCADEHVVAEVMQETYLAVWRAAASFAGAATGGTAVGWLWTIAARRLVDAFRRRAHHAELPSEVALDVAPVPAAEDVALAATIGDEIGDALRDLAPELRAVLQAMVLDGLSVRETAVLLGLPEGTVKTRARRARFAMREALS, from the coding sequence AGGAACACCTCGTCCGGCGCACGGCCAAGGGCGACCGCGCGGCGTTCGAGGAGCTCTACCGCCGCACGTCGCCCTGGCTCCTCGTGCGCCTGCGCCGCCGGTGCGCCGACGAGCACGTCGTCGCCGAGGTCATGCAGGAGACTTACCTGGCCGTCTGGCGCGCGGCGGCGTCGTTCGCGGGGGCCGCGACCGGCGGCACCGCGGTCGGCTGGCTGTGGACCATCGCGGCGCGCCGGCTGGTCGACGCGTTCCGGCGCCGGGCGCACCACGCCGAACTGCCGTCGGAGGTGGCTCTGGACGTCGCGCCGGTGCCAGCGGCGGAGGACGTGGCCCTGGCGGCGACGATCGGTGACGAGATCGGTGACGCGCTGCGCGACCTCGCGCCCGAGCTGCGGGCGGTGCTGCAGGCGATGGTGCTCGACGGGCTGAGCGTCCGGGAGACCGCCGTCCTGCTGGGACTGCCGGAAGGAACCGTCAAGACCCGGGCTCGCCGGGCGCGGTTCGCGATGCGGGAGGCACTGTCATGA
- a CDS encoding zf-HC2 domain-containing protein, whose translation MTHASDELIAEYVAGFDLPADRLWGLEAHLETCRGCRARLAEVAPVQPVVDAVWNRLGFEIRLSAVPAHGPPAPEPVPYRRRRRWLDTWVTPVMLPWLGMIVLVTLLAVAFDQIWRSALDVTAVQLFAPVLPVLGVAASWARGLDPAYEVVVATPRAGLYLITRRTLAVLVVVLPVLGVAGWLTGTALALWLLPSLAFTTGTLALGGLIGVTRAAYALITVWVAGLVLPTLAAQEQTFALSTGAVPVWAGIFALTTVVVALHKGAFTRLGARN comes from the coding sequence ATGACCCATGCGTCGGACGAGCTCATCGCCGAGTACGTGGCGGGCTTCGACCTCCCGGCCGACCGGCTGTGGGGTCTCGAAGCGCACCTGGAGACGTGCCGGGGGTGCCGGGCGCGGCTCGCCGAAGTCGCGCCCGTCCAGCCGGTGGTGGACGCCGTCTGGAACCGGCTCGGCTTCGAGATCCGGCTTTCGGCCGTTCCGGCCCATGGGCCGCCGGCGCCCGAGCCGGTTCCGTACCGGCGCCGGCGGCGGTGGCTCGACACGTGGGTCACGCCGGTGATGCTGCCGTGGCTGGGGATGATCGTGCTGGTCACGTTGCTCGCGGTGGCGTTCGACCAGATCTGGCGCTCGGCGCTGGACGTGACGGCGGTGCAGCTCTTCGCGCCGGTGCTGCCGGTGCTCGGCGTCGCGGCGTCGTGGGCGAGGGGGCTGGATCCGGCGTACGAGGTCGTCGTCGCGACCCCGCGGGCCGGGCTGTACCTCATCACGCGGCGGACGCTGGCGGTGCTCGTCGTCGTCCTGCCGGTGCTCGGGGTCGCCGGCTGGCTGACCGGTACGGCTCTGGCGCTCTGGCTGCTGCCGAGCTTGGCCTTCACCACGGGGACGCTCGCGCTGGGCGGGCTGATCGGCGTCACCCGGGCGGCGTACGCACTGATCACGGTGTGGGTCGCGGGCCTGGTGCTGCCCACGCTGGCGGCCCAGGAGCAAACGTTTGCGCTCAGTACCGGCGCGGTGCCGGTGTGGGCGGGGATCTTCGCGCTGACGACGGTGGTCGTCGCCCTGCACAAGGGCGCGTTCACCCGGCTCGGCGCGCGCAACTAG
- a CDS encoding ABC transporter ATP-binding protein has protein sequence MRAVGAAEVAPTAYAWEIQAEGLKVRVGRRKMAVDGLDLSLGKGVHGLLGPNGAGKTTLIRALATVLRPASGSLSLLGAPAGGHTGQRDLRRRIGYLPQNFGFYKRFTAREFVEYMAWLKEVSKEDIPGAVQRALERVGLADRADDRMKTLSGGMVRRVGIAQAIVNDPDILLLDEPTAGLDPAQRVRFRELVQELGRDSCVLISTHLVEDVGTACSDVVLFAEGKLVFQGTPGELAEAGTAEHVGDSPIERGYSALLKHEPGQGAW, from the coding sequence ATGCGTGCTGTCGGGGCCGCCGAGGTCGCGCCAACGGCCTACGCCTGGGAAATCCAGGCCGAAGGGCTGAAGGTGCGGGTCGGACGGCGGAAAATGGCCGTGGACGGGCTGGACCTGTCGCTCGGCAAGGGGGTGCACGGCCTGCTCGGGCCCAACGGCGCGGGCAAGACGACGCTGATCCGGGCGCTGGCGACGGTGCTCCGGCCCGCGTCGGGGAGCCTGTCGCTGCTCGGCGCGCCGGCCGGGGGGCACACCGGGCAGCGCGACCTGCGCCGGCGGATCGGCTACCTGCCGCAGAACTTCGGGTTCTACAAGCGGTTCACCGCCCGGGAGTTCGTCGAGTACATGGCGTGGCTCAAGGAAGTGTCCAAAGAGGACATCCCGGGAGCGGTGCAGCGCGCGCTCGAGCGGGTCGGGCTGGCCGACCGCGCGGACGACCGGATGAAGACGCTGTCGGGCGGCATGGTTCGGCGGGTCGGGATCGCGCAGGCGATCGTCAACGACCCGGACATCCTGCTGCTCGACGAGCCGACCGCCGGGCTCGACCCGGCGCAGCGCGTGCGGTTCCGCGAGCTGGTGCAGGAGCTCGGCCGGGACTCGTGCGTGCTGATCTCGACGCACCTGGTCGAGGACGTGGGGACGGCGTGCTCCGACGTCGTCCTGTTCGCCGAGGGCAAGCTGGTGTTCCAGGGGACGCCGGGTGAGCTGGCCGAGGCGGGCACCGCGGAGCACGTGGGCGACAGCCCGATCGAGCGTGGTTACTCGGCGCTGCTGAAGCACGAGCCGGGGCAGGGGGCCTGGTGA
- a CDS encoding transposase, whose amino-acid sequence MVWREDVLVSRRSKYPEQFRRDAIELVNSSDRPLRQIARELGVNHETLRSWVNVAKQETAAGPMVEDPAVTDEVQRLRKQVAELQKEKEILRKAAAYFAREMDR is encoded by the coding sequence GTGGTCTGGAGGGAGGATGTCCTGGTGTCTCGCAGGTCGAAGTACCCGGAGCAGTTCCGTCGTGACGCCATCGAGTTGGTGAACTCGAGTGATCGTCCGTTGCGGCAGATCGCCCGCGAACTGGGGGTCAACCACGAGACCCTGCGGTCGTGGGTGAACGTGGCCAAGCAGGAAACTGCGGCCGGGCCGATGGTGGAGGATCCGGCGGTGACCGATGAAGTCCAGCGGTTGCGGAAGCAGGTCGCTGAGCTGCAGAAAGAGAAGGAGATCCTGCGGAAAGCGGCCGCCTATTTTGCGCGCGAGATGGATCGATGA
- a CDS encoding IS3 family transposase, translating to MIYRYRFISEHRTTFGVQRLCQVLGLRRQGFHEWVAAESDRARRAEAEVELVRLITSIHAEHRGAYGVPRVTAELHRRGHTINHKRVERLMREHGLAGITRRKRRVTTRPAAGPVTPVGDLIRRDFTATAPGTRLVGDITCLPTFQGWLYLATVIDLHTREIVGHAMASHMRTDLVCDAIDLAAARGLIQPDAVFHTDRGVQYTSGQFRTALAEHQIRPSVGRVGSCYDNAVAEAFFATLKTEIGTTIWRTRAQARQDVFRYLRYYNHARLHSTIGQNTPAEARTTYYAQASAA from the coding sequence ATGATCTACCGCTACCGGTTCATCTCCGAACACCGCACCACCTTCGGTGTCCAGCGGTTGTGCCAGGTCCTCGGGCTGCGCCGGCAAGGCTTCCACGAGTGGGTCGCGGCCGAGTCAGATCGGGCCCGGCGGGCGGAGGCTGAAGTCGAACTGGTCAGGTTGATCACCAGCATCCACGCCGAGCACCGTGGCGCCTACGGCGTTCCGCGGGTGACTGCGGAACTGCACCGCCGCGGCCACACGATCAACCACAAACGGGTGGAGCGGCTGATGCGCGAGCACGGTCTGGCCGGGATCACCCGCCGCAAACGCCGCGTCACCACCCGGCCCGCGGCCGGCCCGGTCACCCCGGTGGGTGATCTGATCCGCCGCGACTTCACCGCCACCGCCCCAGGGACAAGGCTGGTCGGGGACATCACCTGCCTGCCCACCTTCCAAGGCTGGCTCTACCTGGCCACCGTCATCGACCTGCACACCCGCGAAATCGTCGGCCACGCCATGGCCAGCCATATGCGCACCGACCTGGTCTGCGACGCGATCGACCTCGCTGCGGCCCGCGGCCTCATCCAGCCCGATGCGGTGTTTCACACCGACCGCGGCGTCCAATACACCTCCGGCCAGTTCCGCACCGCCCTCGCCGAACACCAGATCCGGCCATCGGTCGGGCGGGTCGGGTCCTGCTACGACAACGCCGTCGCCGAAGCCTTCTTCGCCACGTTGAAGACCGAAATCGGCACCACGATCTGGCGCACCCGGGCCCAGGCCCGCCAGGACGTGTTCCGCTATCTGCGCTACTACAACCACGCAAGGTTGCACTCCACCATCGGCCAGAACACCCCGGCCGAAGCCAGAACCACCTACTACGCTCAAGCCTCAGCTGCCTAA
- a CDS encoding PPOX class F420-dependent oxidoreductase, whose protein sequence is MFTEAELAYLDAQPLGRLATRQPNGTLQVNPVGFRYNPDEKTIDVTGHNLRGSKKFRNLTADDHVAFVVDDLPSTNPWRVRCLEIRGRAEGLTGVNLPDNHFDDAVIRIRPSRILAFGVEDWDREPLDLVANIRDV, encoded by the coding sequence ATGTTCACCGAAGCAGAGCTCGCGTACCTCGACGCCCAGCCCCTGGGCCGGCTCGCCACCCGGCAGCCGAACGGAACCCTGCAGGTCAACCCGGTCGGCTTCCGGTACAACCCGGACGAGAAGACGATCGACGTCACCGGCCACAACCTGCGCGGCAGCAAGAAGTTCCGCAACCTGACGGCCGACGACCACGTCGCATTCGTGGTCGACGACCTGCCGTCGACGAACCCGTGGCGCGTGCGCTGCCTGGAGATCCGCGGCCGCGCAGAGGGGCTGACCGGGGTGAACCTCCCGGACAACCACTTCGACGACGCCGTGATCCGGATCCGTCCGTCGCGGATCTTGGCGTTCGGGGTGGAGGACTGGGACCGGGAGCCGCTCGATCTGGTGGCGAACATCCGCGACGTGTGA
- a CDS encoding SGNH/GDSL hydrolase family protein: protein MITTPLTAGIVRGALELEDTPRGLVPHRLPARARAQNTDERLAMAEAQPAGVRLRFRTTARVIELETVPTKIEYPGAPPRPDGVYDLLVDGKLAAQATAPGGVRFADLPGHDKDVEIWLPHNELTALVALRTDAPVSPAGAAGRVWLHHGSSISQGSNALSPSTTWTALTAASAGVELVNLGFSGNAMLDPFVARAMRDTPADVVSVKIGINIVNADVMRPRAFGPAVHGFLDTIRDGHPSAPLLVVSPLYCPIHEQTPGPGDFDHAALASGIVRFRATGVPGPDKLTLEVIRAALAQIVAQREDPALHYLDGLSLYGPADYAEFPLPDELHPDAAAHRLIASRFTELAFGGPFA from the coding sequence GTGATCACCACCCCGCTGACCGCCGGCATCGTCCGCGGCGCCCTCGAACTCGAAGACACTCCCCGCGGCCTGGTGCCGCACCGGCTGCCCGCCCGCGCACGGGCGCAGAACACCGACGAGCGGCTCGCGATGGCCGAGGCGCAGCCGGCCGGCGTCCGCCTGCGGTTCCGCACGACGGCTCGCGTGATCGAACTCGAGACCGTGCCGACCAAGATCGAGTACCCGGGCGCGCCGCCGCGTCCGGACGGCGTCTACGACCTGCTGGTCGACGGCAAGCTCGCGGCCCAGGCGACCGCGCCCGGCGGCGTGCGGTTCGCGGACCTGCCCGGGCACGACAAGGACGTCGAGATCTGGTTGCCGCACAACGAACTCACAGCGCTGGTCGCCCTGCGGACGGACGCGCCGGTCTCGCCGGCCGGGGCGGCGGGCCGGGTGTGGCTGCACCACGGCAGTTCGATCAGCCAGGGTTCGAACGCACTCAGCCCGTCGACGACGTGGACCGCGCTGACGGCGGCGTCCGCCGGGGTCGAGCTGGTCAACCTGGGGTTCAGCGGCAACGCGATGCTGGATCCGTTCGTGGCCCGGGCCATGCGGGACACCCCGGCCGACGTGGTCAGCGTCAAGATCGGCATCAACATCGTCAACGCCGACGTGATGCGCCCGCGCGCGTTCGGCCCGGCGGTGCACGGGTTCCTGGACACGATCCGCGACGGTCACCCGTCGGCGCCGCTGCTGGTCGTCTCGCCGTTGTACTGCCCGATCCACGAGCAGACACCCGGCCCCGGCGACTTCGACCACGCGGCGCTGGCGTCGGGGATCGTGCGGTTCCGGGCGACCGGCGTCCCGGGCCCCGACAAGCTGACGCTGGAGGTGATCCGCGCGGCGCTGGCGCAGATCGTCGCGCAGCGCGAGGACCCGGCCCTGCACTACCTGGACGGGCTTTCACTGTACGGCCCGGCGGACTACGCCGAGTTCCCGCTGCCGGACGAGCTGCACCCGGACGCGGCGGCGCACCGGCTGATCGCGTCGCGCTTCACGGAACTCGCTTTCGGCGGCCCGTTCGCTTGA
- a CDS encoding TetR/AcrR family transcriptional regulator: protein MVRAGLTTDRVVHAGAELADEIGFEAVTPSELARRFDVKVASLYSHVKNAHDLRTRIALLALDELADRAAAALAGRAGREALVAFAGVYRDYAREHPGRFAAAQLRLDPETAAASAGVRHAQLMRAILRGYDLTGPDQTHAVRLLGSFFRGFVALEADGGFDHSAPAAADSWARLLDVLDSLLRDWPRP, encoded by the coding sequence ATGGTTCGTGCCGGATTGACCACGGACCGCGTGGTCCACGCGGGCGCCGAGCTGGCCGACGAGATCGGGTTCGAGGCGGTGACGCCGTCGGAGCTGGCGCGGCGGTTCGACGTCAAGGTCGCCAGCCTGTATTCGCACGTCAAGAACGCGCACGACCTGCGGACGCGGATCGCGCTGCTGGCACTGGACGAGCTCGCCGACCGGGCCGCCGCCGCGTTGGCCGGCCGGGCCGGGCGGGAAGCCTTGGTCGCCTTCGCCGGCGTCTACCGCGACTACGCCCGCGAGCACCCCGGCCGGTTCGCCGCGGCGCAGCTGCGGCTCGACCCGGAGACCGCGGCGGCGAGCGCGGGCGTGCGGCACGCGCAGCTGATGCGCGCGATCCTGCGCGGCTACGACCTGACCGGGCCGGACCAGACGCACGCCGTCCGGCTGCTCGGCAGCTTCTTCCGCGGGTTCGTCGCCCTCGAAGCCGACGGCGGCTTCGACCACAGCGCGCCCGCGGCGGCGGACAGCTGGGCCCGCCTCCTCGACGTCCTCGATTCCCTTCTCCGCGATTGGCCACGACCGTGA
- the efeB gene encoding iron uptake transporter deferrochelatase/peroxidase subunit: MTSAEGTRVSRRKLFGLAGAGVALAGAGAAAGIGIDKATGSAEAAVNTVEFEGEHQAGIVTPAQANLHFAALDVTTKDREKLRQLLKTWTDAARRMTAGQEVVPNGAVGSGDYAPPGDTGEALDLPASHLTLTIGFGPSLFDGRFGLAGKRPPQLIDLPLFPKDKLDPARGGGDLCIQACADDPQVAVHAVRNLVRLGFGVTEVRWSQLGFGRSSSTSRAQQTPRNLFGFKDGTNNIKSEDTDFLRDQVWATAADGQAWMAGGSYLVARRIRMHIETWDRETLDGQQRIVGRTKGTGAPLGQTAEFDELDLDVGGAGGEKVIAEDAHVRLASHQALNGVRILRRGYNFVDGSDGVGHLEAGLFFLAFNRDTRKQYVPMQQALSAKDAMMEYVQHTGSAHFAVPPGVSKTGYWGDGLFA; this comes from the coding sequence GTGACGTCGGCAGAGGGCACGCGGGTTTCGCGGCGGAAGCTCTTCGGCCTGGCGGGCGCGGGGGTCGCGCTCGCCGGGGCGGGGGCCGCCGCCGGGATCGGGATCGACAAGGCGACGGGCAGCGCCGAGGCGGCGGTGAACACCGTCGAGTTCGAGGGCGAGCACCAGGCCGGGATCGTCACGCCCGCGCAGGCGAACCTGCACTTCGCGGCCCTCGACGTCACCACCAAGGATCGCGAGAAGCTGCGGCAGCTGCTGAAGACGTGGACCGACGCGGCGCGCCGGATGACGGCGGGCCAGGAGGTCGTGCCGAACGGCGCGGTGGGCAGCGGCGACTACGCACCGCCCGGTGACACCGGCGAGGCGCTCGACCTGCCCGCGTCGCACCTGACGCTGACGATCGGCTTCGGCCCGTCGCTGTTCGACGGCCGGTTCGGCCTCGCGGGGAAGCGGCCGCCGCAGCTGATCGACCTGCCGCTGTTCCCGAAGGACAAGCTCGACCCGGCCCGCGGCGGCGGCGACCTGTGCATCCAGGCCTGCGCGGACGACCCGCAGGTGGCGGTGCACGCGGTCCGCAACCTGGTGCGGCTCGGCTTCGGCGTCACCGAGGTCCGCTGGTCGCAGCTCGGCTTCGGCCGCAGCTCGTCGACGTCGCGCGCGCAGCAGACGCCCCGGAACCTGTTCGGGTTCAAGGACGGCACGAACAACATCAAGTCCGAGGACACCGACTTCCTGCGCGACCAGGTGTGGGCCACGGCCGCCGACGGCCAGGCGTGGATGGCCGGCGGCTCGTACCTGGTGGCCCGCCGGATCCGCATGCACATCGAGACGTGGGACCGCGAAACCCTCGACGGCCAGCAGCGGATCGTCGGCCGCACGAAGGGCACCGGGGCCCCGCTGGGCCAGACCGCGGAGTTCGACGAGCTGGACCTCGACGTCGGCGGCGCGGGCGGCGAGAAGGTGATCGCCGAGGACGCGCACGTCCGGCTGGCGTCGCACCAGGCGCTGAACGGCGTGCGGATCCTGCGCCGCGGCTACAACTTCGTCGACGGCTCCGATGGCGTCGGCCACCTCGAAGCGGGGCTGTTCTTCCTGGCGTTCAACCGGGACACGCGGAAGCAGTACGTGCCGATGCAGCAGGCGCTGTCGGCGAAGGACGCGATGATGGAGTACGTCCAGCACACGGGTTCGGCGCACTTCGCCGTGCCGCCGGGCGTCTCGAAGACCGGCTACTGGGGCGACGGGCTGTTTGCCTAA
- the efeO gene encoding iron uptake system protein EfeO, with product MTVRKTTPLAVVAGAAALVALSACDSKSDTAGAAAAGGPIKVSASDTACEVSANAAAAGNLTFEITNKGSKVTEFYLYAEGDRIMGEVENIAPGLNRRLIVEVADAGKYQTACKPGMAGNGIRGDFTVTGGAPKQNDANAQKAQATKSYNDYIANNTAALEEETAKFVDLVKAGKVDEAKAAYARTRTYYERIEPVAEKFGDLDPAIDVREADLEQGQQFTGFHRLEKDLYVTGLKPDSSQIADKLLTDVKDLVAKSKTLQLTALDLANGAKGLLDEVATGKITGEEETFSHTDLWDFQANVDGSKGAIASLRPLLQERDAALVSTLDKEFANVQGLLDKTRVGDGFKFYNQLSQDEIKAFASAVDALGEPLSKVAEVVSK from the coding sequence GTGACCGTGCGCAAGACCACCCCGCTGGCCGTCGTGGCCGGCGCCGCCGCCCTGGTGGCGCTGTCCGCCTGCGACAGCAAGAGCGACACCGCCGGTGCCGCGGCGGCAGGCGGCCCGATCAAGGTGTCGGCGTCCGACACCGCGTGCGAAGTCTCGGCGAACGCGGCCGCCGCGGGCAACCTGACCTTCGAGATCACCAACAAGGGCAGCAAGGTCACGGAGTTCTACCTCTACGCCGAAGGCGACCGGATCATGGGCGAGGTCGAGAACATCGCGCCCGGGCTGAACCGGCGGCTGATCGTCGAGGTCGCCGACGCCGGCAAGTACCAGACCGCGTGCAAGCCGGGCATGGCGGGCAACGGCATCCGCGGCGACTTCACCGTCACCGGCGGCGCGCCCAAGCAGAACGACGCGAACGCGCAGAAGGCCCAGGCGACCAAGAGCTACAACGACTACATCGCGAACAACACCGCCGCCCTCGAAGAGGAGACGGCCAAGTTCGTCGACCTCGTCAAGGCCGGCAAGGTCGACGAGGCGAAGGCCGCGTACGCGCGCACCCGCACCTACTACGAGCGCATCGAGCCGGTCGCCGAGAAGTTCGGCGACCTGGACCCGGCCATCGACGTCCGCGAGGCCGATCTCGAGCAGGGCCAGCAGTTCACCGGCTTCCACCGGCTCGAGAAGGACCTGTACGTGACCGGCCTGAAGCCGGACAGCTCGCAGATCGCGGACAAGCTGCTGACCGACGTCAAGGACCTCGTCGCGAAGTCGAAGACGCTGCAGCTGACCGCGCTCGACCTGGCCAACGGCGCCAAGGGCCTGCTCGACGAGGTCGCGACCGGCAAGATCACCGGCGAGGAAGAGACCTTCTCGCACACCGACCTGTGGGACTTCCAGGCCAACGTGGACGGCTCGAAGGGCGCGATCGCCTCACTGCGGCCGCTGCTGCAGGAGCGTGACGCCGCCCTGGTGTCCACTTTGGACAAGGAGTTCGCGAACGTCCAGGGTCTGCTGGACAAGACGCGCGTCGGTGACGGCTTCAAGTTCTACAACCAGCTGTCCCAGGACGAAATCAAGGCGTTCGCCTCGGCCGTCGACGCGCTGGGCGAGCCGCTGAGCAAGGTCGCGGAGGTCGTGTCGAAGTGA
- the efeU gene encoding iron uptake transporter permease EfeU, with protein MLFSSALIGLREGLEAALVVSILVAFLVKTERRHALRWVWPGVGAAVLLSVAVGAILTYTTAQLSFEHQELLGGSLSIIAVVFVTAMIFWMRKASKSIAAELRGKMDDALDVGPMAVLLLSFLAVGREGLETAVFFYSAVQTAQSDTVQPLIGFAVGIVVAVLLAWLLYKGAVRFNLAKFFTITGVLLVFVAAGVLGYGLHDLQEAAFLPGIDTLAFDASNALPETSWYGALLKGIFNYSQQTTVLQAVAWVAYVVIVLPLFLKPSKKTAPAPVAAAASKE; from the coding sequence GTGTTGTTCTCGAGCGCGCTGATCGGGCTGCGGGAAGGCCTGGAGGCCGCCCTGGTCGTCAGCATCCTCGTGGCCTTCCTCGTGAAGACCGAGCGCCGCCACGCGCTGCGCTGGGTGTGGCCGGGCGTCGGCGCCGCGGTGCTGCTGTCGGTCGCCGTCGGCGCGATCCTCACCTACACGACCGCCCAGCTGTCGTTCGAGCACCAGGAGCTGCTCGGCGGCAGCCTGTCGATCATCGCGGTCGTGTTCGTGACGGCGATGATCTTCTGGATGCGCAAGGCGTCCAAGAGCATCGCGGCCGAGCTGCGCGGGAAGATGGACGACGCGCTGGACGTCGGCCCGATGGCCGTGCTGCTGCTGTCGTTCCTCGCGGTCGGGCGTGAAGGCCTGGAGACCGCGGTCTTCTTCTACTCCGCCGTCCAGACCGCGCAGTCGGACACCGTGCAGCCGCTGATCGGCTTCGCCGTCGGCATCGTGGTGGCGGTGCTCCTGGCGTGGCTGCTCTACAAGGGCGCCGTCCGGTTCAACCTGGCGAAGTTCTTCACGATCACCGGCGTCCTGCTCGTGTTCGTCGCCGCGGGCGTGCTCGGCTACGGCCTGCACGACCTGCAGGAGGCCGCGTTCCTGCCGGGCATCGACACTCTCGCGTTCGACGCGTCTAACGCGCTGCCCGAGACGTCCTGGTACGGCGCCCTGCTCAAGGGCATCTTCAACTACTCGCAGCAGACGACCGTGCTGCAGGCCGTCGCGTGGGTCGCCTACGTCGTCATCGTGCTTCCCCTGTTCCTCAAGCCCAGCAAGAAGACCGCGCCGGCACCCGTCGCCGCGGCCGCCTCGAAGGAGTGA
- a CDS encoding murein transglycosylase has protein sequence MVTGVVLVVTIGIRNPDTPAAPPPAQPALAIPEQRPQPGAESPRAGLAAPVDRPAVSDQAELDAWAKRVADKTHLPGRVLAAYGRAEMWMQRQKPTCHLSWATLAGIGRVEAGRGDFDLSAIGADGRVAKPVVGPPLDGSPGVPAVHDTDGGKLDGDKSWDHAIGPLQFLPSTWKKYQERANGDGGTPDPQNVDDASFTAARYLCSGGDDLGAPAGWWRAILFYNSGIAYGQDVFSAADAYAEASVAP, from the coding sequence GTGGTCACCGGCGTCGTCCTGGTCGTCACGATCGGCATCCGGAACCCGGACACCCCGGCCGCGCCCCCGCCGGCGCAACCGGCGCTGGCCATCCCGGAGCAGCGGCCGCAGCCGGGCGCCGAGTCGCCGCGCGCCGGGCTCGCCGCGCCGGTCGACCGGCCGGCGGTGTCCGACCAGGCCGAGCTGGACGCGTGGGCGAAGCGCGTCGCGGACAAGACGCACCTCCCAGGGCGCGTGCTCGCCGCGTACGGGCGGGCGGAGATGTGGATGCAGCGGCAGAAGCCGACGTGCCACCTGTCGTGGGCGACCCTCGCGGGCATCGGCCGGGTCGAGGCCGGGCGCGGGGACTTCGACCTTTCGGCGATCGGCGCGGACGGCCGCGTCGCGAAGCCGGTGGTCGGCCCGCCGCTGGACGGCTCGCCCGGCGTCCCGGCGGTGCACGACACCGACGGCGGCAAGCTCGACGGCGACAAGTCGTGGGACCACGCGATCGGGCCGCTGCAGTTCCTGCCGTCGACGTGGAAGAAGTACCAGGAGCGGGCCAACGGCGACGGCGGCACCCCGGACCCGCAGAACGTGGACGACGCGTCGTTCACGGCGGCGCGCTACCTGTGTTCGGGCGGCGACGACCTGGGCGCCCCGGCGGGCTGGTGGCGCGCGATCTTGTTCTACAACTCGGGAATCGCGTACGGCCAGGACGTCTTCAGCGCGGCGGACGCCTACGCGGAGGCGAGCGTCGCGCCGTGA
- a CDS encoding tetratricopeptide repeat protein: MTDAAAASQPPEESRFHAFRQAEDLVTRRRPLDALKALQPLLESETDKPSVHLLAGRAYFHSAQLRRAEQAFTRVLELDPTDHYARFILGRTLQRLGRFVEALAQMRMASAMNPVPEYLEAISEVKAHIALRES; this comes from the coding sequence ATGACGGACGCCGCAGCTGCTTCGCAGCCTCCCGAAGAGTCGCGGTTCCATGCCTTCCGCCAGGCCGAAGATCTCGTCACCCGCCGCCGTCCGCTGGACGCGTTGAAGGCGTTGCAGCCCCTGCTGGAATCGGAGACGGACAAGCCGTCGGTCCACCTCCTGGCCGGGCGCGCGTACTTCCACTCCGCCCAGCTGCGGCGCGCCGAGCAGGCGTTCACCCGGGTGCTGGAGCTGGACCCGACGGACCACTACGCCCGGTTCATCCTCGGCCGCACCCTCCAGCGGCTCGGCCGGTTCGTCGAGGCACTGGCCCAGATGCGGATGGCGTCGGCGATGAACCCGGTGCCGGAGTACCTCGAGGCGATCAGCGAGGTCAAAGCGCACATCGCGCTGCGCGAATCCTGA
- a CDS encoding VOC family protein, producing the protein MSSPYRGLAPYLYYSDATAALAWLTRVFGFTEEVRFCDGAGEVFQATLCAGAARIQIAGVGPDYWQAKGVDGPVGQLNILYVEDVDDAYARIAAAIGDEGELDPPQDQPYGARVFTVADLGGNSWTFWQQTSETVELPPGWQAIRAGGESSNG; encoded by the coding sequence ATGAGCAGCCCGTACCGGGGCCTGGCGCCCTACCTGTACTACTCCGACGCCACGGCGGCGCTCGCCTGGCTGACCAGGGTCTTCGGGTTCACCGAGGAGGTCCGGTTCTGCGACGGCGCCGGCGAGGTCTTCCAGGCGACCCTGTGCGCGGGCGCCGCGCGGATCCAGATCGCCGGCGTCGGGCCGGACTACTGGCAGGCCAAGGGCGTGGACGGGCCGGTCGGCCAGCTCAACATCCTCTACGTCGAGGACGTCGACGACGCCTACGCGCGGATCGCGGCGGCGATCGGCGACGAGGGCGAGCTCGACCCGCCGCAGGACCAGCCCTACGGCGCGCGGGTGTTCACCGTCGCCGATCTCGGCGGCAACAGCTGGACGTTCTGGCAGCAGACGTCCGAGACCGTGGAGCTGCCGCCGGGTTGGCAGGCGATCCGCGCGGGCGGTGAGTCCTCCAACGGGTGA